One segment of Leptodactylus fuscus isolate aLepFus1 chromosome 7, aLepFus1.hap2, whole genome shotgun sequence DNA contains the following:
- the OLFML1 gene encoding olfactomedin-like protein 1 — translation MDDYSLRVVSLFLLMALTIPPCAAQDESMIRYIEKRILTLEDRLYKCEQDIQQYLHDFKELSHKLMSRLDNLSNHKHEVKSEMESLWARLERAEWDIDYLENSVSPNTQIEVDERLVEKLVVEKTEEKKKLQLKPSSSCTTMLSQIKSQKTVKKAGGAVGAWMKNTGDNVDNIYFFAESTNNVLLEFANAEEFTSRDYLQKAKNLQLPFFWQGTGLHVYNDHVFFHRNGTVNEIMKYNVLTNVTQSVTIDGAGDLPPYELSPYTKIDLAMDEQGLWAIHADSTNGGNIGLTKIDHNKMEVRDMWNTTCSRNNAEGAFVICGTLYVMYNSPSGGRSHIDCIYDTSDLIDGHEIPTLYFPKRYSSHSSVHYNPRDQNLYAWDDGYQIVYKFDSKKKLEHMF, via the exons ATGGATGATTATTCCTTGCGCGTCGTGTCCCTGTTCCTGCTGATGGCTCTCACAATCCCTCCGTGCGCAGCCCAAGACGAATCAATGATACGATACATTGAGAAACGTATTTTAACTCTTGAG GACAGACTCTACAAATGCGAACAAGATATTCAGCAATACCTTCACGATTTCAAAGAATTGTCCCATAAACTGATGTCACGCCTGGATAACCTCAGCAACCACAAACACGAGGTCAAGAGCGAAATGGAGAGTCTATGGGCCAGACTGGAGAGGGCCGAGTGGGACATCGACTACCTGGAGAACTCCGTTTCCCCAAACACCCAGATAGAGGTGGACGAACGCTTGGTGGAGAAGCTGGTGGTGGAAAAAACCGAGGAGAAGAAAAAATTGCAGCTCAAACCGAGCTCAA GCTGTACAACAATGTTGTCTCAAATCAAATCCCAGAAAACGGTGAAGAAGGCTGGAGGTGCGGTTGGCGCTTGGATGAAGAATACTGGAGACAATGTGGACAACATCTACTTCTTTGCCGAATCCACCAACAACGTTCTTCTAGAATTTGCCAACGCAGAAGAATTCACGAGCCGGGACTATCTGCAAAAAGCGAAAAATCTACAGTTACCGTTCTTCTGGCAAGGAACGGGTCTCCATGTCTACAACGACCACGTCTTTTTCCACAGAAACGGTACGGTCAATGAAATTATGAAATACAACGTCCTCACCAACGTGACGCAGTCGGTGACTATAGACGGGGCTGGAGACCTTCCACCTTACGAGCTCTCACCATACACAAAAATCGACCTGGCCATGGACGAACAAGGTCTCTGGGCCATTCACGCAGATTCGACCAATGGGGGGAACATTGGACTCACCAAGATAGaccacaacaaaatggaggtcagagACATGTGGAATACCACCTGCAGCAGGAACAATGCAGAAGGCGCCTTTGTTATCTGCGGGACCTTGTATGTCATGTATAATAGTCCGAGCGGGGGCCGATCCCACATCGACTGTATTTACGACACTTCGGATCTCATTGACGGTCACGAAATCCCAACGCTATATTTCCCAAAGAGATACAGCAGCCATTCCTCCGTCCATTACAACCCAAGAGACCAGAACCTCTATGCCTGGGACGACGGATACCAAATCGTCTATAAATTTGATTCGAAGAAGAAACTTGAACACATGTTTTGA